From a region of the Brevibacterium siliguriense genome:
- a CDS encoding S1 family peptidase → MQKKLVQSSLAISAAAALGLSGALVASPAMADNAPQKLDLQSEAHVQKALSGVEGVNAYGTEGGELSIGVAKKTDEIKKLEEKYQNIKVTEGIKELKPYAKNDLVGGAGYLVKAGESGGACSTGFSGWDGDGKPVVLTAGHCSKIINEQTNEFEGDTIVDQTEKPSISQANGGEGFQASGNGVIGKWGFHKFGGDLLEGAESDKWPAPSASDIDFAVINVDESKYNVKNGITDWTTADSDDLAKSTTEITEVGEHKAGAISKSGRTTGKTEGEVLPRSEYDFDYQNVGGRWVHGFGVTAPIDKPFSQPGDSGGGVYQGSTAVGVISGGGDLDANTSFTWVADLDHSLEQSGTDFNLEKPGEETPEAPAAPKAEDQTIEPKGQVKGKAAAGAEVKVDWKQAAGAQAGSSADAQAATEGSETVKADEDGNFSLEGPEAEGKYAYTATAIVDGQESKTTEFDVTVEKDESETPAPVEREISVDPKEIAASDFVKEDKGVTITVKGFDEGEKVTLEVANGPEGVEGIELDETANENGAAAFSIYGTSAENPEAYLGKYDVEVTGANDTEDESALTGSFEVVADEDGSGGGSGGDDGNADGGSGDGNGDGGSDLPRTGAELTGLAAGAGLLLVGGTAVVLTMRRKNSN, encoded by the coding sequence GGCGATGGCTGACAACGCTCCGCAGAAGCTGGACCTCCAGAGTGAAGCTCACGTTCAGAAGGCACTGTCCGGCGTCGAAGGCGTCAACGCCTACGGCACCGAGGGCGGCGAGCTGAGCATCGGTGTTGCCAAGAAGACCGACGAGATCAAGAAGCTCGAAGAGAAGTACCAGAACATCAAGGTCACCGAGGGCATCAAGGAACTGAAGCCCTACGCAAAGAATGACCTCGTCGGCGGTGCAGGCTACCTCGTCAAGGCCGGCGAGAGCGGCGGAGCTTGCTCGACCGGTTTCTCCGGCTGGGACGGAGACGGCAAGCCCGTCGTCCTCACCGCCGGACACTGCTCGAAGATCATCAACGAGCAGACCAACGAGTTCGAAGGCGACACCATCGTCGATCAGACGGAAAAGCCCTCGATCTCTCAGGCCAACGGCGGAGAAGGCTTCCAGGCCTCCGGCAACGGCGTCATCGGCAAGTGGGGCTTCCACAAGTTCGGCGGCGACCTTCTCGAAGGTGCCGAGTCGGACAAGTGGCCGGCCCCGAGCGCATCGGACATCGACTTCGCCGTCATCAACGTCGACGAGTCGAAGTACAACGTCAAGAACGGCATCACCGACTGGACCACCGCCGACTCGGACGATCTTGCCAAGTCGACCACGGAGATTACCGAGGTCGGAGAGCACAAGGCAGGTGCAATCAGCAAGTCGGGTCGGACCACGGGTAAGACCGAGGGCGAAGTTCTGCCGCGGTCGGAATACGACTTCGACTACCAGAACGTCGGCGGCCGTTGGGTCCATGGCTTCGGCGTGACCGCTCCGATCGACAAGCCCTTCTCGCAGCCGGGCGACTCCGGTGGAGGCGTCTACCAGGGCAGCACCGCTGTGGGCGTCATCTCCGGTGGCGGCGACCTCGATGCGAACACCTCGTTCACCTGGGTCGCCGACCTGGACCATTCGCTCGAGCAGTCCGGAACGGACTTCAACCTTGAGAAGCCGGGTGAGGAGACCCCCGAGGCTCCCGCCGCGCCGAAGGCCGAAGACCAGACCATCGAGCCCAAGGGGCAGGTCAAGGGCAAGGCCGCCGCAGGTGCTGAAGTGAAGGTCGACTGGAAGCAGGCTGCTGGTGCCCAGGCAGGATCCTCGGCTGACGCGCAGGCGGCCACGGAAGGCTCGGAGACCGTCAAGGCCGACGAGGACGGAAACTTCAGCCTTGAAGGTCCGGAAGCGGAAGGCAAGTATGCCTACACCGCAACTGCTATCGTCGATGGACAGGAATCCAAGACGACCGAATTCGACGTGACCGTTGAGAAGGACGAGTCCGAGACCCCTGCTCCCGTCGAGCGTGAGATCAGCGTTGACCCCAAGGAGATCGCTGCCTCTGACTTCGTGAAGGAAGACAAGGGCGTGACGATCACGGTCAAGGGCTTCGACGAGGGTGAGAAGGTGACCCTCGAGGTCGCCAACGGTCCCGAAGGTGTCGAAGGCATCGAGCTGGATGAGACCGCGAACGAGAACGGTGCCGCCGCCTTCTCGATCTACGGCACCAGCGCTGAAAACCCCGAGGCCTACCTCGGTAAGTACGACGTCGAGGTCACCGGCGCCAACGACACCGAGGACGAGTCGGCGCTGACCGGTTCGTTCGAGGTTGTCGCTGACGAAGACGGATCCGGTGGCGGATCCGGCGGCGACGACGGCAACGCTGACGGCGGATCCGGTGACGGAAACGGTGACGGCGGTTCTGACCTGCCTCGCACCGGTGCCGAGCTGACCGGCCTCGCTGCCGGAGCCGGACTGCTCCTCGTGGGTGGAACCGCGGTCGTTCTGACCATGCGTCGCAAGAACAGCAATTGA